In Thunnus maccoyii chromosome 11, fThuMac1.1, whole genome shotgun sequence, one genomic interval encodes:
- the LOC121906693 gene encoding ubiquitin carboxyl-terminal hydrolase 37-like isoform X2: protein MFKMPRCLRKKNQVSVVEDESQLCSISSASSQKSSVEKPPGRTPWLHRLFGRPVFLLSRQKSEREREERGQRSGHQQRVTSSDAPANQQPEKKTRLRCRVFDCCRRNRRVAPAADDQGDNGEQRIPQKPQRSPVKATDGTLTADEVDEVVEFDALTEEEEEAVTKTEKKAANRKHELHRLTSFLLSGYRTLANQDSSSNSAKTHHVRHGDVMTSQRLRGQQVDWFGFPNPAQICYMNSSLQSLFTLKDFITDIMCQVEVWGSVPQAELIRRLMNITLLHRSVDVRDKLQALFMFKSALSVQAQEFQDFNQKDAHELLTTLLDQMRSLSPALQEAAARVGRSYRCPVEDHFEFQMKNTRICKRCGARTTRKEDFNNLSLDLVPGASVQQMLQDYLKETDLDFRCDCGANTSGQQSTFVNLPKVLMLHLKRFRFTPFLQLEKLRYPVELFRELLVTSSQADGWYSLVSVISHLGSGGEQGHYISDGVHPDVELDDLADRWLIYNDSEVTETKGASVCERRQRDAYILFYQRRM, encoded by the exons ATGTTTAAAATGCCTCGCTGTCTACGAAAG AAAAATCAAGTGTCAGTTGTGGAAGATGAGAGCCAGCTGTGCTCCATCTCTAGTGCGAG CAGTCAGAAGTCCTCTGTGGAGAAGCCACCAGGAAGGACTCCTTGGCTGCACAGACTGTTCGGTCGACCTGTG TTTTTGTTGTCACGTCAGAAGAGcgaaagggaaagagaggaaaggggaCAGCGCTCCGGCCACCAACAGAG AGTCACCTCCTCAGACGCTCCAGCCAACCAACAACCAGAGAAGAAGACTCGCTTGAGGTGCCGAGTCTTCGACTGCTGCAGA AGAAATCGACGAGTCGCTCCGGCTGCCGACGACCAGGGAGACAACGGAGAGCAGAGAATCCCTCAGAAACCTCAGAGGAG CCCTGTCAAAGCTACAGATGGGACTCTCACtgctgatgaggttgatgaggTGGTGGAGTTTGATGCTCTCaccgaggaagaggaggaagctgTGAcgaagacagagaagaaagcAGCCAACAGAAAACATGAGCTGCACAGACTCacatctttcctcctctctgggTATCGGACACTGGCCAACCAGGACTCGTCCTCCAACAG TGCCAAAACACATCACGTCCGTCATGGTGATGTCATGACCTCCCAGAGACTCAGAGGTCAGCAGGTCGACTGGTTTGG gttTCCCAATCCAGCTCAGATCTGCTATATGAACTCCAGCCTTCAGAGCCTGTTCACGCTGAAGGACTTCATCACAGACATCATGTGCCAGGTGGAGGTGTGGGGTTCAGTGCCTCAGGCTGAACTGATCAG AAGACTCATGAACATCACGTTGCTTCACCGCTCCGTCGACGTCCGTGACAAACTCCAGGCCCTCTTTATGTTCAAGAGCGCCCTCTCTGTCCAGGCTCAGGAGTTTCAAGATTTCAACCAGAAA gatGCTCATGAGTTGCTGACAACTCTCCTGGATCAGATGAGGAGTTTGTCGCCAGCGCTGCAGGAAGCAGCTGCCCGCGTGGGAAGAAGCTACAGGTGCCCCGTTGAAGACCACTTTGAGTTCCAGATGAAGAACACAAGGATCTGCAAGAG GTGTGGAGCCCGGACTACCAGAAAAGAGGACTTCAACAACCTGTCTCTGGACCTGGTGCCTGGAGCTTCAGTCCAGCAGATGCTCCAGGATTACCTGAAG GAGACAGACTTGGACTTCAGGTGTGACTGCGGTGCCAACACATCTGGCCAGCAGTCCACCTTTGTGAACCTTCCCAA GGTGCTGATGCTTCATCTGAAACGTTTCCGCTTCACTCCGTTCCTGCAGCTGGAGAAGCTTCGATACCCAGTGGAGCTGTTCAGAGAGCTGCTGGTGACCTCCAGCCAG GCTGATGGTTGGTACAGTCTGGTGAGCGTCATCAGCCATTTAGGCTCTGGAGGGGAACAAG GACACTACATAAGTGACGGAGTGCACCCAGATGTGGAGCTGGATGACCTCGCTGACCGCTGGCTCATTTATAATGATTCAGAGGTCACAGAGACAAAGGGGGCCTCTGTCTGTGAGCGGCGGCAGCGAGATGCCTACATCCTTTTCTACCAAAGACGG ATGTAG
- the LOC121906693 gene encoding ubiquitin carboxyl-terminal hydrolase 37-like isoform X3, which yields MFKMPRCLRKKNQVSVVEDESQLCSISSASQKSSVEKPPGRTPWLHRLFGRPVFLLSRQKSEREREERGQRSGHQQSRVTSSDAPANQQPEKKTRLRCRVFDCCRRNRRVAPAADDQGDNGEQRIPQKPQRSPVKATDGTLTADEVDEVVEFDALTEEEEEAVTKTEKKAANRKHELHRLTSFLLSGYRTLANQDSSSNSAKTHHVRHGDVMTSQRLRGQQVDWFGFPNPAQICYMNSSLQSLFTLKDFITDIMCQVEVWGSVPQAELIRRLMNITLLHRSVDVRDKLQALFMFKSALSVQAQEFQDFNQKDAHELLTTLLDQMRSLSPALQEAAARVGRSYRCPVEDHFEFQMKNTRICKRCGARTTRKEDFNNLSLDLVPGASVQQMLQDYLKETDLDFRCDCGANTSGQQSTFVNLPKVLMLHLKRFRFTPFLQLEKLRYPVELFRELLVTSSQADGWYSLVSVISHLGSGGEQGHYISDGVHPDVELDDLADRWLIYNDSEVTETKGASVCERRQRDAYILFYQRRM from the exons ATGTTTAAAATGCCTCGCTGTCTACGAAAG AAAAATCAAGTGTCAGTTGTGGAAGATGAGAGCCAGCTGTGCTCCATCTCTAGTGCGAG TCAGAAGTCCTCTGTGGAGAAGCCACCAGGAAGGACTCCTTGGCTGCACAGACTGTTCGGTCGACCTGTG TTTTTGTTGTCACGTCAGAAGAGcgaaagggaaagagaggaaaggggaCAGCGCTCCGGCCACCAACAGAG CAGAGTCACCTCCTCAGACGCTCCAGCCAACCAACAACCAGAGAAGAAGACTCGCTTGAGGTGCCGAGTCTTCGACTGCTGCAGA AGAAATCGACGAGTCGCTCCGGCTGCCGACGACCAGGGAGACAACGGAGAGCAGAGAATCCCTCAGAAACCTCAGAGGAG CCCTGTCAAAGCTACAGATGGGACTCTCACtgctgatgaggttgatgaggTGGTGGAGTTTGATGCTCTCaccgaggaagaggaggaagctgTGAcgaagacagagaagaaagcAGCCAACAGAAAACATGAGCTGCACAGACTCacatctttcctcctctctgggTATCGGACACTGGCCAACCAGGACTCGTCCTCCAACAG TGCCAAAACACATCACGTCCGTCATGGTGATGTCATGACCTCCCAGAGACTCAGAGGTCAGCAGGTCGACTGGTTTGG gttTCCCAATCCAGCTCAGATCTGCTATATGAACTCCAGCCTTCAGAGCCTGTTCACGCTGAAGGACTTCATCACAGACATCATGTGCCAGGTGGAGGTGTGGGGTTCAGTGCCTCAGGCTGAACTGATCAG AAGACTCATGAACATCACGTTGCTTCACCGCTCCGTCGACGTCCGTGACAAACTCCAGGCCCTCTTTATGTTCAAGAGCGCCCTCTCTGTCCAGGCTCAGGAGTTTCAAGATTTCAACCAGAAA gatGCTCATGAGTTGCTGACAACTCTCCTGGATCAGATGAGGAGTTTGTCGCCAGCGCTGCAGGAAGCAGCTGCCCGCGTGGGAAGAAGCTACAGGTGCCCCGTTGAAGACCACTTTGAGTTCCAGATGAAGAACACAAGGATCTGCAAGAG GTGTGGAGCCCGGACTACCAGAAAAGAGGACTTCAACAACCTGTCTCTGGACCTGGTGCCTGGAGCTTCAGTCCAGCAGATGCTCCAGGATTACCTGAAG GAGACAGACTTGGACTTCAGGTGTGACTGCGGTGCCAACACATCTGGCCAGCAGTCCACCTTTGTGAACCTTCCCAA GGTGCTGATGCTTCATCTGAAACGTTTCCGCTTCACTCCGTTCCTGCAGCTGGAGAAGCTTCGATACCCAGTGGAGCTGTTCAGAGAGCTGCTGGTGACCTCCAGCCAG GCTGATGGTTGGTACAGTCTGGTGAGCGTCATCAGCCATTTAGGCTCTGGAGGGGAACAAG GACACTACATAAGTGACGGAGTGCACCCAGATGTGGAGCTGGATGACCTCGCTGACCGCTGGCTCATTTATAATGATTCAGAGGTCACAGAGACAAAGGGGGCCTCTGTCTGTGAGCGGCGGCAGCGAGATGCCTACATCCTTTTCTACCAAAGACGG ATGTAG